Below is a window of Ananas comosus cultivar F153 linkage group 9, ASM154086v1, whole genome shotgun sequence DNA.
AGCCAAAGCCCAGCAAAGTTCATTTCCCAATTAAATAACATCCTACAACTACAGAGAACAGAAGCATTCAAAGAACACCATCTAGCTGTAATTGTTTAAGGTCGCAACGCAATTCATTTTCAAATCACCATCTAGCTCCATCTAGTGCcgaatcgttggcgctaaccattaatcccacaAACATGAGcagttagaaatacgcaaccaattcacttaaaacgtacagatacagcacccacggatctcgattgtgatttgACCCTactagcctcacgccatttcaaacatgactcggcccacctagcctcacgtcatttcgaatgAGACTCGGTCCAATCTAGCCTCCCGTCATAGGGCAGAATGCTGGCCCCTTTAAGCCAACACCTAGTGCCGCTAGATCCCATATTAATCAAATGCTTCACATCCTATGCCCGCTACATTCCAGTTATAATGGCATTCCTAACCCAAAATTGGCAATAAACAGTAATCATTATGTCAATTTGTTATCTGTTAAGTTGGAAGTACTCAATTAATCCAAGTAAAATGCGGGACATACAGCGGTAGGGATCGATCCAGGCGCGTCTTTTGGAGAATCAGAAGGAGTTCATTTCGAGACAGTAAGTCCGCCTGTTCACCAGCATCCTCGCGGCCATCCCATACGGCTCCTCGAATGCATTTGACACCCAGCCGTGCACGTCGGCAGAGCCCAAACCGGCGTTGCCCTTCTCCTCGTTCGGTCGGACGGCCACCAATGTCGCCCCTTTGAGCACGAGCCCTGCCGGCAGCTCCAGCAGAGGGGCGTACCACAGCAGCATGCTGAGGGCCGGCACGAGGGTGCGCTGCGAGTTCCCGGGCGCGCACGCCGGCGTCACCCGGAGCTCCTGCAGCTGCCGCGCGTCCATGGTCAGCTCCCCCTGCCCGTCGGAATCCGTCAGGTTCAGGCTCTGCAGCGTCGCGTGCTCGGCGATGATCGGGTGGAGGAGGTAATGCCGCGCCGATGCGGCGATGAGAGCGCTGATGGTCCAGACGACGCGGAGCTTCAGTTTTCCGCTGGAGTAGAAGGAATCCGGGATGCTGACGCTGCTGTCGTCGTCGGGGAGGGAGGGGTCGTGGGAATTGggcctagggttagggtttgaggaGTTGGGGGAGACGGAGGAGGCGCAGAGGATGACGCAGCTGTCGAGGGTGGAGCCGAACCCGGCCTTCCACTTGATGAGGAGGCCGTCGTCGACGGTGAGCTCCCCCGCGGGGAGCTCGATCCCGAGGTGGCGGATCACCTTGAAGCTCTTCAACACCTCCGTGGGGGACCGGTGGGAGACCCCGGActcggcagcggcggcggcggaggaagaggaggaggaggaggacctCCGGTGCCCGGAGGCGGGGGAGAAGATCTGGCCCAGGGCTTGGAAGGGCTTGACGAGGCCAGCGAAGAAGAAGCGGGAGAGGTGGGAGAGGACGCCGCGGGGCCTGTCGACGACGCGGTCGACGAAGGGGACGAGGAAGCGGAAGCGGCGGGAGACGAGGGAGCAGCGGCCGAGGGCCTTGACGTCGCCGATCCAGTTGAGGACGACGAGGATGATCGCGTCGGGGAGGCGATCGAAGTGGTCgaccccctccgccgccgcgtgATCGCTCGGctcacctccgccgccgccgccgccgctgccgcaggAGGAGGACGACATCGGGGTCGAGTGGGGGGTAGGAAGCAGCACTAGAGCGCGGCCATGGAGGAGGTGGGGATAGGAGGAAAGCGCGAGCGGtcgaaaccctaaacctaaccctaacgagaagaggaagaagaaaggagaggGGGAGCGAATCGCGAAGAGCTGCTACTGCAACACGATTTTTAAAGCGGAATGGGtagtagtctctctctctctctctctttctctctctctctctctctctgtggggATGGTGACGACGATGACGAGATAGGACAACAACGAGACGAGTAGTTATCTCGCTGAACCATCTTCACCACGTCATCTGTAAACCGTGAGGAAAATTTCCTCGACATCCAATCTCCAACGGTCAAAATATCGGTCCACAGATGACTTTGTGGACAAAGTCCAGGTACTTACTTACACCGATACCGCTCTTTATTTTGGTTTTACttactattttttatagttaatttttatatcgtatttttttaaatctaaatacTATTActgttaatttattattaataccAAGAAAATCATTTCATTAAAACAGCatgtcttttttatttattttttaaaatttgttgatttttctcCTTCATGATcattacttcaaatttcaaaatagaaGGCTCACAAAATCGAAGACATTTGATTCACTTCATCACAACGACATGGTAAATTTGTATGCAAAAGAGATCATCAGTGCGTTCACTGTTTACAGATCCAGCGAAACAACAAGGCTTCTGAGCACTCCAGAAAAATTACAGCATTATTTCACCGCGAATATCTTTACATTCTGATAATGAACTACTGCAGCTGCTGCAGCTGAATCCGCGGCGTCAGCGTCGGCGGTGTTCCGAATGCTTGCTTATTCCTTGCAATTTTAATTATGCAATTGCTATTCTATGCAATTTTTCAGATTGAACATGAAAGTCATGCACTAGGACATGttcataaataaatagaaaggaACTTTGTTTTCTGCAGCATCAGTTCACCTCTGTATTTTTCCTGCAACATAATGTGATGATTCCATTAGTAAGATTACATGGTTTCGGGTTTTTTGCGAAATTAGTCCACCTTTCTTCAGATGCTgcatttttgttttccttttttttttttcgttttgcaACTTTTCGACAGTTTGATGACTTTTATGTTCTAAAGTAATCTTCAGCATAAGGTTTCAGCTCGAGAAGATATTTCGGCCCACTGTGTTGAAAAAGACAAAGATTGGACTAATATAACAAATGACAAACAAGGTGGACTAATCTTGCAAACTGGGTAATGATATTTGAGCTATTTTACCTGCTGTACAAATTATAATCGAAGAAATTTCAGTGCGGCAAATTGGAAACACCATGGTAAGACGCACTCGATAACAGTAGTTTGAAAAGTAGATCAATTGTTACTTCAACAGCCGACGAAATGACTAcggatatatatatgttaaatgGATTCTACAAATGGAACAGTCGTAAGAAAAAGAGGACGTTGTTTGAAAAGAAACTGCGGTGAGAAAAGATTGACAAATCGATGAACTGATGTGCCGTAAATTCAGCAAACAACAAGCTGGAAGAATGGAGAGGCCATACATGAACATTAAGAGCAACTTCAATGCCTTGCAACAAATCAACAATGCTAGAGATACGTATCATAAGGTTCTCTTCTAACCTTTGAAAGAGGTGGTCTCTTCGTCGAAAGCTGTCTCTGATGTCGGGGAGGAGGGAATATCAGAAGAAGAGGAAACCCGAGCATCGACCAACATACTTATAACTTCCCTCATGGTCGGCCTGTCGAGTGGTGATTCGCTGGTGCAGAAAAGTGCGATTTTTAGAACCAGCGACATCTCCTCGATCGTGCTTTTCGAGCTCAAGTCGAGTCGGCTGTCAAAGATCTCGGATTGCGGAGCCGCGTTCTGCATTAATCTCCGCACCCAGTTGACGAGATCCCCTCCTTTCTCGAGAGGCTGAATGGGTGGTTGCCCAGTGACTAGCTCCAGGAGAATGACGCCAAGGCTATATATGTCGCACTTCTCAGTAACCTTCATGGTGAAAGCGTACTCTGAAACATAATAAGATGCCGGGTTTTAGAGAGCTATAAGCTGCTAGCAGCATATTAGAGTATCTACATCCACCACCAAATTCTGCTACATAACATGAAATCATCTATCACTTATTCAAGTGGAAGAATCTTACCTGGGGCAATATACCCGTATGAGCCGGCAACGGCGGACATGGTCTTTGAGTGCGAGATATCAATCAGTTTCGCCAAGCCAAAGTCCCCGACATGAGCCTCCATTGCCTCATCTAGCAGTATGTTATTCGACTTGATATCGCGGTGTACAATCTGCGGCTTGCAATCGCAGTGAAGATATCTCAACCCTTCAGCTGCTCCAAGAGCAATTCGATAACGCGCATCCCAATCGAGCATGCAAACCTCCTTATCCCCGTGAAGAAGCTTCCCGAGACTACCATTCGCCATATACTCGTAAAGGATAAGATTCGAATCCTGGTAGGAGCAGAAACCATACAGCTTAACGATATTTCGGTGCCTAACATTTCCAAGAGTCGATATCTCTGCTCGGAAGCTACTATCAATGTTCGAACCCTCTCCTTGAGCCTTGATCTTCTTGACAGCAATTAAACTTCCATCATACATAACAGCCTTGTATACCGTCCCGCAAGCTCCTCTTCCTATAACAGCGCTTTCGGAGAAATTACCCGTGGCCTCGAGAAGCTCTTGGTAAGTTATCTGCTCCTTGAGTAAGTAATAAGGACCCGAAACATTTTGTTTACGATCTTCATTGGATGGGAGATTAGGTGTTCGGCGCTTTAAAGACCAGCAAACTGCGGCAGTTAAGAATAAGGAAACTATGCCGACAACAAAAGAAGCAATACTAACTATCTTCTCCCTCGAGGCATCCTTCTTAGCCCAAATGGCTGGTGAATTAGACGACGGCAGCGAAATTGGCTCGCAAGGTTTTGTTCTCATCCCGCATAAGCCGATATTTCCAAGAAAATTGCTATTATCCAATTTTTGGAATAGTGGTATATTAGGTAGCGAGCCCACGAGGTTGTTGTAAGAAAGATTGCACACCAAAAGGCTCGAGAGCTCGCTGAATGAAGCGGGGACTTCTCCTTCGAGTTGGTTATCATTCAAATACAAGAATTCCAACAGGTGTAAATTCCCAAGTTGAGTCGGTATTTCACCATCCAAAGAATTGTAGCTAAGGTTGAGCGCAATCTGAAGGGCGGTAAGCTGGCCGAGCTCGACCGGAATATGACCGGAAAATCTATTCCCTCCCATTTGAAGTTCGGTAAGCCGGAAAAGGCTTCTTAGACTGCTCGGGATAGACCCGTTTAGGTTATTACCCGACAGCTTAAGCAGTTCAAGGTTCACTAGATTGCCGATCTCTACAGGAACGAACCCGGAAAACCGGTTTCTACTAAGATCAAGCCTTTGAAGCTTCGTGCAATTAGCCAGTTCACGAGGAATAGGTCCCGAAAGCTGGTTAGACGATATATTGAAGCTCACAAGCTCAGTTAGTTCCCCAATTTCAGGGGGAAGTTGGCCCAGAAAGTAATTGTTCGACAACAGGAGCCTTTCTATGCTCTTGAACTTGCCTATTTCAGGAGGAATCGGCCCGGAAAAGCGGTTTTGATCCATTTCCAAAGCAGAGAGATTCTGGAGCGCGGATAATTCAATCGGCAGGCTCCCCGTTAGCAAATTGCCGCCCAACCGTAGCTGCACAAGGGACTTACAAGTTTTCACTCCGCGAGGGATATTCCCGACCAATTCGTTCGATCCGAGGCTCAAAAAGATGAGCTTTTGGTCCTCACAGAGATGAGAAGGTATGCTACCGCTAAGCCTATTGTCGGACAGATCGAGAACGGAGAGATTGCTATTGGCGCCTAGCATAGGAGGAATGGCGCCGTAGAGATTGTTGTTGAAGAGTTGAAGGTACTCTAAGGAGGTGAGGTTGTCGAATTCTAAAGGGATGGTGCCGGTTAAGTTATTGATGGACAAATCAATTCTCCGTAGGA
It encodes the following:
- the LOC109715504 gene encoding F-box protein At5g46170-like — translated: MSSSSCGSGGGGGGGEPSDHAAAEGVDHFDRLPDAIILVVLNWIGDVKALGRCSLVSRRFRFLVPFVDRVVDRPRGVLSHLSRFFFAGLVKPFQALGQIFSPASGHRRSSSSSSSSAAAAAESGVSHRSPTEVLKSFKVIRHLGIELPAGELTVDDGLLIKWKAGFGSTLDSCVILCASSVSPNSSNPNPRPNSHDPSLPDDDSSVSIPDSFYSSGKLKLRVVWTISALIAASARHYLLHPIIAEHATLQSLNLTDSDGQGELTMDARQLQELRVTPACAPGNSQRTLVPALSMLLWYAPLLELPAGLVLKGATLVAVRPNEEKGNAGLGSADVHGWVSNAFEEPYGMAARMLVNRRTYCLEMNSF
- the LOC109715502 gene encoding leucine-rich repeat receptor-like serine/threonine-protein kinase At1g17230 isoform X2, which encodes MIALNDNGFVGGVPKELGRLSMLKRLYIYRNQLDGTIPKELGDCRSAIEIDFSENRLAGTIPGELGRIQTLRLLHLFENRLQGRIPPELGRLSLLRRIDLSINNLTGTIPLEFDNLTSLEYLQLFNNNLYGAIPPMLGANSNLSVLDLSDNRLSGSIPSHLCEDQKLIFLSLGSNELVGNIPRGVKTCKSLVQLRLGGNLLTGSLPIELSALQNLSALEMDQNRFSGPIPPEIGKFKSIERLLLSNNYFLGQLPPEIGELTELVSFNISSNQLSGPIPRELANCTKLQRLDLSRNRFSGFVPVEIGNLVNLELLKLSGNNLNGSIPSSLRSLFRLTELQMGGNRFSGHIPVELGQLTALQIALNLSYNSLDGEIPTQLGNLHLLEFLYLNDNQLEGEVPASFSELSSLLVCNLSYNNLVGSLPNIPLFQKLDNSNFLGNIGLCGMRTKPCEPISLPSSNSPAIWAKKDASREKIVSIASFVVGIVSLFLTAAVCWSLKRRTPNLPSNEDRKQNVSGPYYLLKEQITYQELLEATGNFSESAVIGRGACGTVYKAVMYDGSLIAVKKIKAQGEGSNIDSSFRAEISTLGNVRHRNIVKLYGFCSYQDSNLILYEYMANGSLGKLLHGDKEVCMLDWDARYRIALGAAEGLRYLHCDCKPQIVHRDIKSNNILLDEAMEAHVGDFGLAKLIDISHSKTMSAVAGSYGYIAPEYAFTMKVTEKCDIYSLGVILLELVTGQPPIQPLEKGGDLVNWVRRLMQNAAPQSEIFDSRLDLSSKSTIEEMSLVLKIALFCTSESPLDRPTMREVISMLVDARVSSSSDIPSSPTSETAFDEETTSFKGKIQR
- the LOC109715502 gene encoding leucine-rich repeat receptor-like serine/threonine-protein kinase At1g17230 isoform X1, translating into MIALNDNGFVGGVPKELGRLSMLKRLYIYRNQLDGTIPKELGDCRSAIEIDFSENRLAGTIPGELGRIQTLRLLHLFENRLQGRIPPELGRLSLLRRIDLSINNLTGTIPLEFDNLTSLEYLQLFNNNLYGAIPPMLGANSNLSVLDLSDNRLSGSIPSHLCEDQKLIFLSLGSNELVGNIPRGVKTCKSLVQLRLGGNLLTGSLPIELSALQNLSALEMDQNRFSGPIPPEIGKFKSIERLLLSNNYFLGQLPPEIGELTELVSFNISSNQLSGPIPRELANCTKLQRLDLSRNRFSGFVPVEIGNLVNLELLKLSGNNLNGSIPSSLRSLFRLTELQMGGNRFSGHIPVELGQLTALQIALNLSYNSLDGEIPTQLGNLHLLEFLYLNDNQLEGEVPASFSELSSLLVCNLSYNNLVGSLPNIPLFQKLDNSNFLGNIGLCGMRTKPCEPISLPSSNSPAIWAKKDASREKIVSIASFVVGIVSLFLTAAVCWSLKRRTPNLPSNEDRKQNVSGPYYLLKEQITYQELLEATGNFSESAVIGRGACGTVYKAVMYDGSLIAVKKIKAQGEGSNIDSSFRAEISTLGNVRHRNIVKLYGFCSYQDSNLILYEYMANGSLGKLLHGDKEVCMLDWDARYRIALGAAEGLRYLHCDCKPQIVHRDIKSNNILLDEAMEAHVGDFGLAKLIDISHSKTMSAVAGSYGYIAPEYAFTMKVTEKCDIYSLGVILLELVTGQPPIQPLEKGGDLVNWVRRLMQNAAPQSEIFDSRLDLSSKSTIEEMSLVLKIALFCTSESPLDRPTMREVISMLVDARVSSSSDIPSSPTSETAFDEETTSFKG